ccgtctcaacaacacaacagcaccctctagtgcagtgcagagagagcggcctcgatcatcaatttcacagagtatttaaggcttaaaaccacaacattagcatatttccacagtgttacaatttcatttggtaacctaaaggattacaAGGTAAAAGtgggtttccagggtaaaagtgaagaagttacatgctgtacgtgccttgtggttttcatttctagcttgagcaagcaagggcaggggtcaatgtagtgtgtaataacttgtagtgttgtaacaggatataagttgggtacattttctgttaactttggcttttatagttcctaaaaacggttacaaaaacggttacatactgcaagttcagctaaagttcagccatcttatgaaagcattttcatttcttgcaaaaattgttgcaagcccagccaattaatacagaagcagaacaatatgcagttagctcaagcaactctatttcaaacctaacctgcctaattctttcactccctcctctttttcttggcaaattttaatcttaaaatttaaggaatagcTGCATCCTAAAATGTTTGTTCTATGtcttctctttttaaactttggtactgctgggtcaggaccagggCATGGGTGATAGACAGTCTActgttaataaactgaagaagcctatttattatgcagggtccaaAGGTTAAGATTAAAAGTAATATTATCAAGGGCCCTGTGATGGTGGAGATTAAGGTTGTTAACCAAGGGGATGAGTTAAACCAGCTCTGAAACCAGGACTGTCCTGCCTCAAAATGGCTCTGTCGTTGTTTTAGTCTCTCCCTTAATTTTGCCATGCTGTCTCTGACCACTCCAGTGTGATccgcatagaaacaacactcttcctttagggctgcacagagtcctccttcctttaaaaataccaggtccagcccccttctattttgtaatactacATCGGAGAGTGAAGTTAAGGACTTTTCCAAGGCACTGACAGATTCTTCTAAAGCTTgtaaatctgaatgcatagcttGTTGTAACAGGTGAAACTGATTTGTCTTAGACAGGGCAGCGgctccggtacctatgcctgccCCAATGCCCCTGACTATGAGTTCTCCCAATATGAGGGCTAGGGTTATTGTTAGGGGTTCCCTAGGGAGCCGAAGATTTCCCTCATATTGTCGGTAGACTTCCTCAGGGTCATGTAATGTGACCCGAGGCCATACTTCAACCATGACGCACCAttcatgagtttgattatgagctTGTCCTGCCAAGCAGGGGGTTAGGCCTGTATTGCATGCCCAAAATGTTCCATTTGGTCCTGTTAAATAataggtgcctggtttgaggGTCATAGTTTTATTACAGAGGCCCTGATATTGAGGGGGAATGGAGCCTACACAGAGTCCCTGCCCTGACACTTCTGGAAGAGTTAGGCGGTGGGATGGCAAATTGGTGCACTGGGGAGGGGCAATAGTATGGTTGGTCCAATTTCCAATGACAGCTactccctcataataagggggaggtgaggcTAGGCACAGCCAGCAATCCCGGGTCCTATCGGGGTCAGAGCCATTCAATGCTTGGAAGGCCCCATGTATTAGGTTGAGGAGCCTATGCCCCGTTCCGGGTAAGGAGGAATTTTCAGGGCCGGGCGGAGGAGGCGTTGCTACTACGTGCTTATTCGGGAAAACGGTTGTCGGGGAAGCCAGACTggactgactgctggcaggcatcTGACTGGGCCGATTTCTGACAAGTACCTGCCCAAGAGATTTCCCCTTTGCAAAGTGTGGGGAGGTTGGGCTCCTCTgatctgttaatattttatttggtccAACCGATACAGTTGCGACAGCAACCATCTGGTTCAAGGCGAATAGGGCAAAGGGGTCTCTGGCCGGTCTATACAAGTATATGTCCCATGACTTAGGCCCGACCCATTTGTcctgttttcccttatctgtgaagCGAAGGATCTGGAGGTGACACCTACCCAACGTCCCATTTATACAAGTACTACAGTCCCTACCCCCACAGTTACTAAATATTATACCTGGAGCCGCCCCGATAGTAATCAGGTCCCATGAAGAGGAGGGTTTCCAGTGTGCACTTccagtggtttcacatccccatTTTTCACAGTATCCTACTTCGGGGCCCCCGCAACCAGGAAGggattttccattctttcccccTGGACAGACATAGGTTCCTCCCTTCCCAACACATACATCGTCAGCATCAAAAAGTTGACAAAGGTCAAAATACAATTCAGGAAAATAATCACTAAGAACATTAAAACCAGAGGTGCTATTGACAATTGCTCCGGTTCTTAAATTAATAAGCTGCCAAGTAATATGATAAGGGATATGAGGACTTGAGTTTACTACAACCATGCTGAAAAAGAATACTAAGAGCAAAATAGTCTTATCTTGAGGGGGTTTTGAGTGCGTTGTAGTCTCCATTCCGGTGTCGGCTTGTCGGCAGGGCTGCCTGTCCCTTGACTCTGTTCAGTTGCTGCTTTCTTGACGTGCGACACGTGAATCCAGGCGGCGATTCCGTCCACCTTTACCGCCGTCGGTGTGGTCAGTAGTACTGTGTAAGGTCCTTTCCAGCGCGGCTCAAGATTCTTGGTCTGGTGCCTGCGAACGTAGAcggtgtccccagcctggaacgagtgtgggagcatggGGCCTTTGGACTAATATgcggcagccagctgcttccccaTGTGCTTGTGAATCAGCTGCAAGGCACGGAAATGAGTCCGCAAAGTAGGGGATGTTGCAAaagagtcaatactgggtcccaacaaatctgcCGCGGGTGGAGGGCCTCCATACAATATTTCATAAGATGTTAGTCCACATACAGAAGGTGTTTTGcgagccctaaacaaagccattGGCAGCAATTcaacccagtctctagtgccagtctccattatCAACTTAGTTAAGGTCTCCCTAATTGTTGTTTTGAaacaaaggaggggagcagggtgtttgagatgcggATGCATATAAAtgccttctctttaggcctgtcacacacacacaagctcacaacTGGCTTCCTGCCTAACCTTttccctcaagaggaatacccaaaattttgggattatggatggagttccgtcttccgTAACTTCTTCACAGCTGGCAtatgggcgtcgagggagatctgggtattctctcttgctatctgtcttatggtatgtgacagtagccttaggAACACTGTGCCGGCCTcccatcattttttatttttataatttttttgtaacttttacatACCCTCTCCaacttactttaaatattttaccatttccattccagtctagagtaaactagccatcaggataaagtcattcttacaaaccatgtcctttccttatttaaaaagctcttttctttttagcccttcttactaAGAACACTCTTTACCAAGTACACacttttatacttgatgttttccatagagcctggttggctcttcttacctcaccagaagactgacaaagccagatcaatcaggactactgcaaaacactcagtcaattaaaacagatagttaactttagctcctttccagaGTTAGTCCTCGGACAATTAAAGTCTAGCAACAGTAATATTACGGGCCTTcaacaaagccatcggcagcaacTTGACCCAGTCCCTAGTGCCAGTGTCCACTATTAATTTAGCTaaggtctccttaattgttctGCTCATACGTTTTACCTGACTAaatccccagcaccctggccaccaactgactcACCCGGGAGATGATAGCGGGTCcgttgtctgaccccagtaccttttggtagtccaaatcgggGAAATATTAGTGCGGTTCCTTCCTTGGTCGGGAAGGCTTcttgatggaggaagctgctgtctTCATTATACCAGGTGTACTCAGCATCTGGTAGGGGCCGATCTGTCAGGTCCTCTCGGGCCCCATGGACTTCGGCCAGCACCTGTTGGCAGTTATGACTGACCTGTGTTTTGGTCTCCTGGTTCCAGTAGCAGCATGGCGGGATCGAGGGAGGTCGTTGTTTCAAACCGAATACGTTCAGGGTTACTCAGGTTATTCTTGGTAAGCAGCTGGGAGTAGTAGTCGGGGCCAGTGGGCAGCGCCCCACTTCCAAAGGCCCCCCTCAGCTGGCTCTGCCCGCTGATCGGGCAGCCACTGCCAAAGGGAGCAAAGAGGCTAAAGTTGGCGGTGATGGTAGGCTCCGttaggggcagcagggacagctcCTGTTCCAGCTGTTTCAGTAGGGCCTCACTGGCCCCCACCCgtcctccttcttttctctggTGACATTTTTATTTGGACAGTCTCTGGCCCAGTGTCCTCTCTCCTTGCAGTACACACACTGGTCTCGTTCTATCCGTGGTCTTTTCCGTGGTCTATTATTATCTCCCGGGTATTTCCCTGTCTGACCTCTACCGTAACCTGACCTATCTTGTCTGTTTAATTTGCTCACTGCGGTGACCAGGATTTTAGCTAACCTTTCCAGAAACCCTGCCGGGGTCTCTTCCTTACCCTGGATTACCCTAGCCAAATCAGTAGGGCGTCTCCCTGCCCTtttgagacctgtcaggagaatctggcgatagagacggaGTCGTTCCCTACCGGCTGCCGTATTAAAATCCCAATCTGGTCTGGTTAACGGGGAAGCTGCATCAATTTCGTTTGGCAGTTGGGTGGGTTGACCATTGTCCCCCGGAACGCTCTTCCGAGCTTCCGTGAGAACTCGTTGTCTTTCTTCCGTAGTCAGGAGGGCCTGCAAAAGTGGGTCTAGAGGTGTCACAGATAGGGGCAGAGTGGGTTTGGGGCCCGACTCCGCCGCCGGGGTGGCCGTTGGCAACTCAGGGCTGGGCTTCATTTTTAGGGCGGTGACGGGAGCAGCGGGATCGAGCTCCGCCACCACCctgttggagaaaagaaaaggttttACCCAATTTGGGGGATTTTGCACCTGGTTTCGCACCTTCAGGGACAAGATTTGGGCCCGTTCTTGGACCTCTTTCCAATGATCTAAAATAAGGCTTAAAGGCGTGGTTAATCCCTGTCTCATAttgggaaagaaaaagtaaatcataATCATAACACAGAACATAATTACAAAACACACAATCATACTGCGCGCGACAATGgaacgaaacaaaactgaaaccaaaacttccgatggGAGCGGCTGCCTAACCAGCCCTCTCCCAGAACAccgctggagcgtcctccagggcttgagccaggggtcCGGACATGTCTGTCcttacctactactggctcttatCACCTGTAAACATAAACACCGGTACGCCAGGCGCCCCGGGGAAATGGACagtgaaacacacaaaaatacacaaaacagaagAGACTTACCTcggattgggagatggagggtgaatcTGGGGGGGTCTGAATCctggacgagcccccaagaaatgtaagaccccttaagcaggtgtcccactatccggacccccagaaacacagactccactccaatcgctgcaagagcaagaggaagtttattgcatttgcaaatgggccgtctcaacaacacaacagcaccctctagtgcagtgcagagagagcggcctcgatcatcaatttcacagagtatttaaggcttaaaaccacaacattagcatatttccacagtgttacaatttcatttggtaacctaaaggaATACAAGGTAAAAGtgggtttccagggtaaaagtgaagaagttacatgctgtacgtgccttgtggttttcatttctagcttgagcaagcaagggcaggggtcaatgtagtgtgtaataacttgtagtgttgtcacaggatataagttgggtacattttctgttaactttggcttttatagttcctaaaaacggttacaaaaACGGTTACAAactgcaagttcagctaaagttcagccatcttatgaaagcattttcatttcttgcaaaaattgttgcaagcccagccaattaatacagaagcagaacaatatgcagttagctcaagcgactCCATTTCAAAACTAACCTGCCTAATTGTttcaggattgagttagccaaaacacaaccagatatttctggtttcatcaggtccttgcccggagaaatttctgtggaattcgtatgcaatggaccgggaaaatcacagtacaactggtttagcagaaaagcaaagtcttctcgttaggcaagtgcataaaatgtcatcgatacaaacagaaatatcacgtttgtttgccgcagttcctctagctttctacctagaaaatacgaatgtgtagagctggtgtccccatgatgaaccaattagtgtttcaatggtagaaaattaaatgttccctgataaaatcattcaacacaataaagtccatcgataatatccagaaaacacaaacacagaggctttcacaatatttcggattgagtcagccaaaacacaactggatatttctggtttcatccaggcatatccagagaaagtggtgtggaattcttatgcaatggaccaagaaaatcacagtaaaaatggttttggagaaaagcaaagtcttttcgttaggcaagtgcataaaatgtcatcgatacaaacagacatatcatgttagtttgccgcagttcctctagctttctccctagaatataggaatgtgtagagctggtgtctccatgtggaaccaattagtgtatctaagttcaaaattaaacattccctgataaaaaacattcagaacaataaattccggtgataatatctggaaacacaaacacagaggctgtagcaatatctgggattgagttagccaaaacacaaccggatatttctggtttcatccggtccttgcccggagaaatttctgtggaattcgtatgtaatggaccgggaaaatcacagtacaactggtttagcagaaaagcaaagtcttctcgttaggcaagtgcataaattgtcatcgatacaagcagaaatatcacgtttgtttgccgcaggtcctctagctttctccctagaaaatacgaaagtgtttagctggtgtctccatgtggaaacaattagtgattcccagcacaaaattaaatgtcccctgataaaaaacattcaaaacactaaagtctgtggataatatcaggaaaacaaaaacacagaggctgtagcaatatctgggattgagttaaccaaaacacaaccggatatttctggtttcatccagtcatatccggataaagtgttgtggaacttgtatgcaatggaccgataaaatcacagtacaaatggttttggagaaaagcaaagtcttttcgttaggaaagtgcataaaatgtcattgatacaaacagaaatatcatgtttgtttgctgcagtctctctagctttctccctagaaaatacgaatgtgtagagctggtgtctccatgtgcaaacaattattgtttctacggtacaaaattaaatgttccctgataaaaacattcaaaacaataaaatgctttgataatatccagaaaacagaaacacagaggctgcagcaatatctgggattgagttagccaaaacacaaccggatatttctggtttcatccagtcatatctggacaaaatggtgtggaatttgtatgcaatggaccgagaaaatcacagttaaaatggttttggagaaaagcaaagtcttttcgttaggcaagtgcataaaatgtcattgatacaaacagaaatatcaagcttatttgtcacagttcctctagctttctccctagaaaatacaaatatgtagagctggtgtctccatgtggaaccaattagtgtatctaagctcaaaataaaaagttccccaataaaaaacattcaaaagaataaagtctgttgataatatcaggaatacacaaacatagactttagcaataactgggattgagttagccaaaacacaaccggatatttctagttagatccagtcatatccggacaaactggtgtggaattcgtacgcaatggaccgggaaaatcacagtacaactggtttatcagaaaagcaaagtcttctcgttaggcaagtgcataaaatgtcatcgatacaaacagaaatatcacgtttgtttgccgcagttcctctagctttcaacctagaaaatacgaatgtgtagagctggtgtccccatgatgaaccaattagtgtttcaatggtacaaaattaaatgttccctgataaaatcattcaacacaataaagtccatcgataatatccagaaaacacaaatacagaagctttcacaatatttcggattgagttagccaaaacacaactggatatttctggttatatccaggcatatccagagaaagtggtgtggaattcttatgcaatggaccaagaaaatcacagtaaaaatggttttggagaaaagcaaagtcttttcgttaggcaagtgcataaaatgtcatcgatacaaacagacatatcatgttagtttgccgcagttcctctagctttctccctagaatataggaatgtgtagagc
This window of the Lepus europaeus isolate LE1 unplaced genomic scaffold, mLepTim1.pri SCAFFOLD_28, whole genome shotgun sequence genome carries:
- the LOC133754693 gene encoding MLV-related proviral Env polyprotein-like, which encodes MVVVNSSPHIPYHITWQLINLRTGAIVNSTSGFNVLSDYFPELYFDLCQLFDADDVCVGKGGTYVCPGGKNGKSLPGCGGPEVGYCEKWGCETTGSAHWKPSSSWDLITIGAAPGIIFSNCGGRDCSTCINGTLGRCHLQILRFTDKGKQDKWVGPKSWDIYLYRPARDPFALFALNQMVAVATVSVGPNKILTDQRSPTSPHFAKGKSLGQVLVRNRPSQMPASSQSSLASPTTVFPNKHVVATPPPPGPENSSLPGTGHRLLNLIHGAFQALNGSDPDRTRDCWLCLASPPPYYEGVAVIGNWTNHTIAPPQCTNLPSHRLTLPEVSGQGLCVGSIPPQYQGLCNKTMTLKPGTYYLTGPNGTFWACNTGLTPCLAGQAHNQTHEWCVMVEVWPRVTLHDPEEVYRQYEGNLRLPREPLTITLALILGELIVRGIGAGIGTGAAALSKTNQFHLLQQAMHSDLQALEESVSALEKSLTSLSDVVLQNRRGLDLVFLKEGGLCAALKEECCFYADHTGVVRDSMAKLRERLKQRQSHFEAGQSWFQSWFNSSPWLTTLISTITGPLIILLLILTFGPCIINRLLQFINSRLSITHALVLTQQYQSLKREDIEQTF